In a genomic window of Rhabdothermincola sediminis:
- a CDS encoding PaaX family transcriptional regulator C-terminal domain-containing protein yields MAETTGVGSTGVGSTGVGSTAERAGTPDELEIPTRVLVLGMAHHDGTILASELYPVAEACGQTADQVRSCLRRLVAEGLFVRSGEGRDAVFAATDAGLRALGASLEKARLAYAQDAAGKGWDRTWRLIAFAIPETKRAARDAFRDHLLELGGAAIQNGLYVSPHRWHDDALREARRLGVAEHVTAASTDDLEIGGERDPRALAAKLWPIEEVAARYERFIDIYEGIPEDLEQMRRQRRRLTEAEFLPGALIIGIKFQECFNLDPLLPPELLPRPWPGRRARELLARSRRLGILLREEHNKPQLFAPWDDVLDTIP; encoded by the coding sequence GTGGCGGAAACGACCGGTGTTGGATCGACCGGTGTTGGATCGACCGGTGTTGGATCGACCGCCGAGCGGGCGGGAACCCCGGACGAGCTGGAGATTCCCACCCGGGTGCTCGTGCTGGGCATGGCCCATCACGACGGGACCATCCTCGCCTCCGAGCTCTACCCCGTGGCCGAGGCCTGCGGGCAGACCGCGGACCAGGTGCGCTCCTGCCTGCGCCGCCTGGTGGCCGAAGGCCTCTTCGTCCGCAGCGGCGAGGGCCGCGACGCAGTCTTTGCCGCCACCGACGCGGGACTGCGAGCGCTCGGGGCCTCGCTGGAGAAGGCTCGCCTGGCCTACGCCCAGGACGCGGCGGGCAAGGGCTGGGACCGCACCTGGCGCCTGATCGCCTTCGCCATCCCGGAGACCAAGCGGGCGGCGCGCGACGCTTTCCGTGACCACCTGCTCGAGTTGGGCGGCGCGGCCATCCAGAACGGCCTGTACGTCTCGCCACACCGCTGGCACGACGATGCGCTCCGCGAAGCCCGCCGGCTCGGGGTGGCCGAGCACGTGACCGCCGCGTCCACCGACGATCTGGAGATCGGCGGGGAGCGCGACCCGCGGGCCCTGGCGGCGAAGCTGTGGCCGATCGAGGAGGTGGCCGCCCGCTACGAACGCTTCATCGACATCTACGAGGGAATCCCGGAGGACCTCGAGCAGATGCGCCGCCAGCGCCGCCGGCTCACCGAAGCGGAGTTCCTCCCGGGCGCCTTGATCATCGGCATCAAATTCCAGGAGTGCTTCAACCTCGACCCGCTCTTGCCGCCTGAGCTGCTCCCCCGGCCATGGCCAGGGCGGCGCGCCCGGGAGCTGCTGGCTCGCAGCCGCCGGCTGGGCATCCTGCTGCGGGAGGAGCACAACAAGCCCCAGCTCTTCGCCCCCTGGGACGACGTCCTCGACACCATCCCGTGA
- a CDS encoding nitrite/sulfite reductase → MLQREIDPAMAADIAKFEEQLDRYLRGELPEDVFRVFRLNNGIYGQRQGGHHQMVRVKAPYGAITAEQLDLCAHIAEEYSRGWGHLTTRQNIQFHFVPLERVPALMRDLATVGLTSREACGDTVRNVQGCHLAGACPFEVLDISPWAEATFRHFLRNPLSQRLPRKFKINFSGCSTDCGQAMFNDVGVVAVTRRLDDGRLEAGFRVYIAGGLGANPHPALALEEFTAREDLLPTIEACLRVFDQAGNRDNKLRARMKWLIDTLGFEEVQRRILTTRKFLLASSSWPGGIPEEVEKLGDAPAGAAVGVTPTTIGQGTPVALRGTRPYERWVDANVVRGVAKGTVSAYAYARLGDVTAEQFRALAAIVRELGLEVRITNRQNFVFRGLTDQQLPTLFARLEAIGMAEPGAELARDVVACPGADTCNLAVTQSRGLADAIGTALEAAGLAEVGGIRINISGCTNSCGQHHAADIGFSGAERRAHGQAAPGYQMLLGGYVGQERIHFGDRALRLPAKNAPEAAVRVVRRFAAEREAGETFRQWLDRSGGAKAVATELQELDRFPTPEENPDFYVDYGETGPYVAEVGESECAT, encoded by the coding sequence ATGCTGCAACGAGAGATCGACCCCGCGATGGCGGCCGATATCGCCAAGTTCGAGGAGCAGCTCGACCGCTACCTGCGTGGCGAGCTGCCCGAGGACGTGTTCCGGGTGTTCCGCCTGAACAACGGCATCTACGGCCAGCGCCAAGGCGGCCACCACCAGATGGTGCGGGTCAAGGCCCCCTACGGCGCGATCACCGCCGAGCAGCTCGACCTGTGCGCCCACATCGCCGAGGAGTACTCCCGCGGGTGGGGCCACCTCACCACCCGGCAGAACATCCAGTTCCACTTCGTGCCCCTCGAGCGGGTTCCGGCGTTGATGCGCGACCTCGCCACCGTCGGGCTCACCAGCCGGGAGGCCTGCGGCGACACGGTGCGCAACGTCCAGGGCTGCCACCTCGCTGGCGCCTGCCCCTTCGAGGTGCTCGACATCAGCCCCTGGGCCGAGGCGACGTTCCGCCACTTCCTGCGCAACCCCCTCAGCCAGCGGCTGCCCCGCAAGTTCAAGATCAACTTCTCGGGCTGCAGCACCGACTGCGGACAGGCCATGTTCAACGACGTGGGCGTCGTGGCGGTGACCCGCCGACTCGACGACGGCCGGCTCGAAGCGGGCTTCCGGGTGTACATCGCAGGTGGCCTGGGAGCGAACCCTCATCCGGCGCTGGCGCTCGAGGAGTTCACCGCCCGGGAGGACCTGCTGCCCACGATCGAGGCCTGCCTACGGGTGTTCGACCAGGCCGGCAACCGCGACAACAAGCTCCGAGCCCGCATGAAGTGGCTGATCGACACCCTCGGCTTCGAGGAGGTGCAACGGCGCATCCTCACCACCCGCAAGTTCCTGCTCGCCTCCTCGAGCTGGCCCGGCGGCATCCCCGAGGAGGTCGAGAAGCTCGGTGACGCACCCGCCGGGGCGGCGGTCGGGGTGACCCCCACGACCATCGGCCAGGGCACGCCGGTGGCCCTCCGGGGCACCCGTCCCTACGAACGGTGGGTGGACGCGAACGTGGTGCGCGGCGTGGCCAAGGGCACGGTGTCCGCCTACGCGTACGCCCGGCTGGGGGACGTGACCGCTGAGCAGTTCCGGGCGCTGGCGGCGATCGTGCGCGAGCTCGGGCTCGAGGTACGGATCACCAACCGGCAGAACTTCGTGTTCCGAGGCCTCACCGACCAGCAGCTCCCCACCCTGTTCGCCCGCCTGGAGGCGATCGGCATGGCCGAGCCGGGCGCCGAGCTGGCCCGGGACGTCGTGGCCTGCCCGGGTGCGGACACCTGCAACCTGGCGGTCACCCAGTCGAGGGGGCTGGCCGACGCTATCGGCACCGCGCTCGAGGCCGCCGGGCTGGCGGAGGTGGGCGGAATACGGATCAACATCTCCGGCTGCACCAACTCCTGTGGCCAGCACCACGCCGCCGACATCGGCTTCTCGGGCGCAGAGCGCCGGGCCCACGGCCAGGCCGCGCCCGGCTACCAGATGCTCCTCGGCGGCTACGTCGGCCAGGAGCGCATTCACTTCGGTGACCGGGCACTGCGGCTGCCGGCGAAGAACGCCCCGGAGGCCGCCGTGCGGGTGGTGAGGCGCTTCGCCGCCGAGCGTGAGGCAGGCGAGACCTTCCGGCAGTGGCTGGATCGTTCCGGGGGCGCCAAGGCCGTGGCGACCGAGCTCCAGGAGCTGGACCGCTTCCCCACCCCCGAGGAGAACCCCGATTTCTACGTCGACTACGGCGAGACCGGCCCGTACGTGGCCGAGGTCGGCGAGTCGGAATGCGCGACCTGA
- a CDS encoding Rieske 2Fe-2S domain-containing protein: protein MRVTVTGHAGLFVETEHGSVLCDPWFVPAFHGSWFVFPRNDGLDKEGFRRPDYLYVSHLHYDHFDAPFLSEWVDKDTPVLLPEFPTPDLEKALRELGFGNVVHCPNGEQLDLDGLQVAIFAETAPSDGPIGDSAIVIADETARILNMNDCRPSDVAVIRSLGPIDLVFLQFSGAMWWPVVYEMPPEERSAAARAKREAQLARAVGYARAAGARHVVPSAGPPCFLDPELWEFNDFDRAPDSIFPDATVFLERLDAEGIEGGVLAIPGTTLDVHHEPPSLTLTHPMPDGEVRAIFTDKRRYLERYQADWLPWLEVMKQGWPAPQPDLADRLAAWWEPLMARAPKTCATIGRAVLIRAGDQEVLVDFVNQRIVPWDGTTEYQYRLDLPAPLLEWCIQNRVVDLSNNLFLSLRFRAWRPGEYCEELFSFLKALSPERVDVLERSVAASHGEIDEMIRLGDWLVQRWCPHRQADLSQFGEIGEDGCTLTCHLHGWTFDLQTGACANAANRRIAARRVD, encoded by the coding sequence ATGCGTGTCACCGTCACCGGCCATGCCGGCCTGTTCGTGGAGACCGAGCACGGGTCGGTGCTGTGCGACCCGTGGTTCGTGCCCGCGTTCCACGGCTCGTGGTTCGTGTTCCCCCGCAACGACGGCCTCGACAAGGAAGGGTTCCGCCGCCCGGACTACCTGTACGTGTCGCACCTGCACTACGACCACTTCGACGCCCCGTTCCTCAGCGAGTGGGTCGACAAGGACACCCCGGTGCTGCTGCCGGAGTTCCCCACCCCCGATCTGGAGAAGGCCCTGCGGGAGTTGGGCTTCGGCAACGTCGTGCACTGCCCGAACGGCGAGCAGCTCGACCTCGACGGCTTGCAGGTGGCGATCTTCGCCGAGACCGCCCCCTCCGACGGGCCAATCGGGGACTCGGCCATCGTGATCGCCGACGAGACTGCCCGCATCCTCAACATGAACGACTGCCGCCCCAGCGACGTGGCGGTGATCCGCTCGCTCGGGCCGATCGACCTGGTTTTCCTGCAGTTCTCGGGCGCGATGTGGTGGCCCGTGGTCTACGAGATGCCCCCGGAGGAGCGCTCGGCGGCGGCTCGGGCCAAGCGTGAGGCGCAGCTCGCCCGGGCGGTCGGCTACGCCCGGGCGGCGGGTGCCCGCCACGTCGTGCCCTCCGCCGGTCCGCCGTGCTTCCTCGACCCGGAGCTGTGGGAGTTCAACGACTTCGACCGGGCCCCCGACAGCATCTTCCCCGACGCCACGGTCTTCCTCGAGCGGCTCGACGCCGAGGGCATCGAAGGAGGAGTGTTGGCCATCCCCGGCACCACCCTCGACGTGCACCACGAGCCCCCCTCGCTCACCTTGACCCACCCGATGCCCGACGGCGAGGTGCGGGCGATCTTCACCGACAAGCGGCGCTACCTGGAGCGCTACCAGGCCGATTGGCTGCCGTGGTTGGAGGTGATGAAGCAGGGCTGGCCTGCACCGCAGCCCGATCTGGCCGACCGGCTCGCCGCCTGGTGGGAGCCGCTCATGGCCCGCGCGCCGAAGACCTGCGCCACCATCGGCCGGGCGGTGCTGATCCGCGCCGGCGACCAGGAGGTGCTGGTCGACTTCGTCAACCAGCGGATCGTGCCCTGGGACGGCACCACCGAGTACCAGTACCGCCTCGATCTGCCGGCCCCGCTGCTGGAGTGGTGCATCCAGAACCGGGTGGTCGACCTGTCGAACAACCTGTTCCTCTCGCTGCGCTTCCGGGCCTGGCGGCCGGGGGAGTACTGCGAGGAGCTGTTCTCGTTCCTCAAGGCCCTCTCACCGGAGCGGGTCGACGTGCTGGAGCGTTCCGTGGCGGCTTCCCACGGTGAGATCGACGAGATGATCCGCCTTGGGGACTGGCTGGTGCAGCGCTGGTGCCCCCACCGCCAGGCGGATCTGTCTCAGTTCGGGGAGATCGGAGAGGACGGCTGCACGCTCACCTGCCACCTGCACGGCTGGACCTTCGATCTGCAGACTGGCGCGTGCGCCAACGCCGCCAACCGCCGAATCGCGGCTCGGCGGGTGGACTGA
- a CDS encoding class II 3-deoxy-7-phosphoheptulonate synthase: MTTPATWTPSSWRDLPAMQQPDWPDPGALDHAVKTIAALPPLVFAGEARSLTASLAEVAGGRAFLLQAGDCAESFDAFSADSIRDKLKVILQMAVVLQYSAGVPVVKVGRIAGQFAKPRSAPTERVDGVELPSFRGHMVNDIAFTSAARQADPDRLITAYHQSAATLNLLRAFTKGGFADLSRVHAWNQEFVASSAEGRSYEFVADEIDRALRFMAACGIDTQAVPQLHTVDFYTSHEALILGYEEALTRQDSLTGDWYACSAHMLWIGERTRQLDGAHVHFLSGVSNPVGCKIGPTATADEVLALCEALNPQRVPGRLTLITRMGADKIESQLPPLLRAVKEAGHPVVWACDPMHGNTFTSPSGRKTRHFDAVLAEIAGFFRAHEVAQTWPGGVHIELTGEDVTECLGGADEILDTDLDTRYETMCDPRLNARQSLDLAFQVAALLRR, encoded by the coding sequence GTGACGACCCCTGCGACCTGGACCCCGAGCAGCTGGCGGGACCTGCCTGCCATGCAGCAGCCCGACTGGCCGGACCCCGGCGCGCTCGACCACGCGGTCAAGACCATCGCGGCACTCCCACCACTGGTCTTCGCCGGTGAGGCCCGAAGCCTCACCGCTTCGCTCGCCGAGGTCGCCGGCGGCCGGGCGTTCCTGCTGCAGGCGGGCGACTGCGCCGAATCCTTTGACGCCTTCTCGGCCGACTCGATCCGCGACAAGCTGAAGGTCATCCTGCAGATGGCGGTGGTGCTGCAGTACTCGGCGGGGGTGCCGGTCGTGAAGGTGGGTCGCATCGCCGGCCAGTTCGCCAAGCCCAGGTCCGCGCCGACCGAGCGAGTCGACGGAGTCGAGCTTCCCTCGTTCCGCGGGCACATGGTGAACGACATCGCCTTCACCTCAGCCGCCCGCCAGGCCGATCCCGACCGCCTGATCACCGCGTACCACCAGTCCGCAGCCACCCTGAACCTGCTCCGGGCCTTCACCAAGGGGGGATTCGCGGACCTGTCACGGGTACACGCCTGGAACCAGGAGTTCGTGGCCTCCAGCGCGGAGGGCCGCTCCTACGAGTTCGTCGCCGACGAGATCGACCGGGCGCTGCGGTTCATGGCCGCCTGCGGCATCGACACCCAGGCGGTTCCCCAGTTGCACACCGTGGACTTCTACACCAGCCACGAGGCGCTGATCCTCGGCTACGAGGAAGCGCTCACCCGGCAGGACTCGCTCACCGGTGACTGGTACGCGTGCTCGGCGCACATGCTCTGGATCGGTGAGCGCACCCGGCAGCTCGACGGCGCGCACGTGCACTTCCTCTCCGGGGTCAGCAACCCGGTCGGCTGCAAGATCGGGCCCACCGCCACCGCCGACGAGGTGCTGGCACTGTGCGAGGCACTCAACCCGCAGCGGGTGCCGGGCCGGTTGACGCTCATCACCCGCATGGGAGCGGACAAGATCGAGTCGCAGCTCCCACCGCTGCTGCGAGCGGTGAAGGAGGCGGGCCACCCCGTGGTGTGGGCGTGCGACCCGATGCACGGCAACACCTTCACCTCACCGAGCGGACGCAAGACCCGTCACTTCGATGCGGTGCTGGCGGAGATCGCGGGCTTCTTCCGAGCGCACGAGGTCGCGCAGACCTGGCCCGGCGGGGTCCACATCGAGCTGACCGGCGAGGACGTCACCGAGTGCCTCGGGGGCGCCGACGAGATCCTCGACACCGACCTCGACACCCGCTACGAGACCATGTGCGACCCCCGGCTGAACGCCCGGCAATCGCTCGACCTGGCCTTCCAGGTGGCGGCGCTGCTCCGGCGCTGA
- the rsfS gene encoding ribosome silencing factor — protein MAEASGVARGVSPDELERWVREAARAASSKSGEDIAILEVGRVASITSWFVITSGRNPRQVKALVEEIEKRVAAIGGPKPLRIEGLDALEWVLMDYGDFVVHVFVDAARRFYELERLWGDVPRLNWADAAAEPRPHPRA, from the coding sequence GTGGCTGAGGCGTCGGGGGTGGCACGGGGGGTGTCACCGGACGAGCTCGAGCGATGGGTGCGGGAAGCCGCCCGCGCCGCGTCCTCGAAGTCGGGCGAGGACATCGCGATCCTCGAGGTCGGCCGGGTCGCCTCGATCACGAGCTGGTTCGTGATCACCAGTGGCCGGAACCCCCGCCAGGTGAAAGCGCTGGTCGAGGAGATCGAGAAGCGGGTGGCGGCGATCGGGGGGCCCAAGCCGTTGCGCATCGAAGGACTCGATGCGCTCGAGTGGGTGCTCATGGACTACGGGGACTTCGTGGTGCACGTGTTCGTGGACGCCGCTCGCCGGTTCTACGAGCTGGAGCGGTTGTGGGGCGACGTGCCTCGGCTCAACTGGGCCGACGCCGCCGCCGAGCCGCGACCCCACCCGCGGGCCTGA
- a CDS encoding phosphoadenylyl-sulfate reductase: MPAPSDIPTFTDAELAELSAEFERLPASKIIQWAVDHFSPHLALTASMTDAVLIDLAVKVDPAIEVVFIDTGYHFPETLETVERVRRHYGLNLRIMTVPPHDEALWQADPENCCSAVKVGQLDRALAGKTAWMSGLRRAEADSRVNAPIVARDLRGLVKVNPIATWTDHDVAGYIADHGIIVNPLLERGYTSIGCMPCTQLPTDPDDPRSGRWAGRDKTECGLHL; the protein is encoded by the coding sequence ATGCCAGCACCCTCCGACATCCCCACCTTCACCGACGCGGAGCTCGCGGAGCTGAGCGCCGAGTTCGAACGGCTTCCCGCGTCGAAGATCATCCAGTGGGCGGTCGACCACTTCTCCCCTCACCTGGCCCTGACCGCCTCGATGACCGACGCGGTGCTCATCGACCTGGCGGTCAAGGTCGACCCGGCGATCGAGGTGGTGTTCATCGACACCGGCTACCACTTCCCCGAGACCCTGGAGACGGTCGAGCGGGTGCGGCGCCACTACGGGCTGAACCTGCGCATCATGACCGTGCCGCCGCACGACGAGGCGCTCTGGCAGGCGGACCCGGAGAACTGCTGCTCGGCGGTGAAGGTCGGCCAACTCGACCGGGCCCTGGCCGGCAAGACGGCGTGGATGTCCGGCTTGCGCCGGGCGGAGGCCGACTCCCGGGTCAACGCACCCATCGTCGCTCGGGATCTAAGGGGCTTGGTGAAGGTCAACCCGATCGCCACCTGGACCGACCACGACGTGGCCGGCTACATCGCCGATCACGGGATCATCGTGAACCCGCTGCTCGAGCGGGGCTACACCTCGATCGGCTGCATGCCGTGCACGCAGCTCCCGACCGACCCAGACGATCCTCGCTCGGGTCGCTGGGCGGGGCGGGACAAGACGGAGTGTGGCCTGCATCTCTGA
- a CDS encoding sigma-70 family RNA polymerase sigma factor encodes MSDSVGQYLNEIGLVPLLTADEERELSQIIEKGREAQARLDAGERGPELQRAVREAAAAKDRFIRANLRLVVSVARRYPLPPGMELLDLIQEGNLGLEHAVDKFDWRKGFKFSTYATFWIRQAIGRALDQKASLVRLPGDRSASLRAALRQVSGDGDELDDEHARLHRLTTPTSLDRTIGDDDSNELIDLLPDSNPGPEAQVIARADEQMVTDLLSVLDARARYAVEQRFGLTDGRKRSYREVGEELGVTAEAARRLVKRAVNTVRDQAPENAFFAA; translated from the coding sequence ATGAGTGATTCGGTAGGCCAATACCTCAACGAGATCGGCCTCGTCCCCCTCCTCACCGCGGACGAGGAGCGTGAGCTGTCCCAGATCATCGAGAAGGGGCGCGAAGCCCAGGCGCGCCTCGACGCCGGCGAGCGTGGACCTGAGTTGCAGCGTGCCGTCCGGGAGGCCGCCGCGGCGAAGGACCGCTTCATCCGGGCGAACCTGCGCCTGGTGGTGAGCGTCGCCCGCCGCTACCCGCTGCCCCCGGGCATGGAGCTGCTCGACCTCATCCAGGAGGGCAACCTCGGACTGGAGCACGCGGTCGACAAGTTCGACTGGCGGAAGGGCTTCAAGTTCTCGACCTACGCCACCTTCTGGATCCGGCAGGCCATCGGCCGGGCGCTGGACCAGAAGGCGAGCCTGGTGCGCCTCCCGGGGGACCGCTCGGCCAGCCTGCGGGCCGCCCTCCGGCAGGTGTCGGGCGATGGCGACGAGCTCGACGACGAGCACGCCCGGCTGCACCGGCTGACCACGCCCACGTCGCTCGACCGCACCATCGGCGACGACGACAGCAACGAGCTCATCGACCTGCTGCCGGACTCCAACCCCGGCCCCGAGGCCCAGGTCATCGCTCGCGCCGACGAGCAGATGGTCACCGATCTGCTCTCCGTGCTCGACGCCCGGGCCCGCTACGCGGTCGAGCAGCGCTTCGGCCTCACCGACGGCCGCAAGCGCAGCTACCGCGAGGTCGGCGAGGAGCTCGGGGTCACGGCCGAGGCTGCCCGCCGCCTCGTCAAGCGGGCGGTCAACACGGTTCGTGACCAGGCACCCGAGAACGCGTTCTTCGCTGCCTGA
- the nadD gene encoding nicotinate-nucleotide adenylyltransferase, which yields MSSGGERLGVFGGTFDPPHTGHLVAAVNVRYELGLDRVLLVVANDPWQKSADHPVTPAADRLAMVEALVRDVEGLEASALEIERGGPSYAVDTLAQLAAADPGGRRFLIVGSDAAAGLLTWDRCHELPVLATLVLVDRPGVASASPPAGWEFERVEIPRLDISSTDLRRRAAHGRPLDGLVPPGVVSCIRERRIYREQP from the coding sequence GTGTCGAGCGGGGGTGAGCGACTGGGGGTGTTCGGCGGGACCTTCGATCCGCCCCATACCGGGCACTTGGTGGCCGCGGTCAATGTCCGCTACGAGCTCGGCCTCGACCGGGTCCTGCTGGTGGTGGCCAACGATCCGTGGCAGAAATCGGCCGACCACCCGGTGACCCCGGCTGCCGACCGGCTGGCCATGGTGGAAGCGCTCGTCCGGGACGTCGAGGGCCTCGAAGCATCCGCGCTCGAGATCGAGCGGGGCGGCCCCTCCTACGCGGTGGACACCCTCGCCCAGCTCGCCGCAGCGGATCCCGGGGGGCGGCGGTTCCTCATCGTGGGCTCCGACGCGGCGGCTGGCCTGCTCACGTGGGATCGCTGCCATGAGCTGCCCGTGCTGGCCACCCTCGTGCTCGTCGACCGGCCCGGCGTGGCGAGCGCCTCTCCGCCCGCGGGCTGGGAGTTCGAGCGGGTCGAGATCCCCCGGCTCGACATCTCGAGCACCGACCTACGCCGGCGCGCTGCCCACGGCCGGCCGCTCGACGGCCTTGTCCCGCCGGGGGTCGTTTCCTGCATCCGGGAGCGTCGCATCTATCGTGAACAGCCATGA
- a CDS encoding GerMN domain-containing protein produces the protein MNRRRIAPPVAVLALLAVLAGGCAGGERAGDQPEVSTTTTTTTDIATPSTAPPPPVAAPEGATFTIRPWFVTGAGLVQGEERLVQGPDVLASTLEQLLAGPTDTDRFFGLGSGISSRVRLRSATVDGDTVVVDFDRAFETADTQPQVAQVVWTLTELRGVARVKFLIDGEDNGATGVRPMGRSDTRVQPAS, from the coding sequence GTGAACCGCCGTCGCATCGCACCCCCGGTTGCCGTGCTGGCATTGCTGGCTGTGCTCGCCGGCGGGTGCGCGGGCGGGGAACGGGCCGGCGACCAGCCCGAGGTATCCACCACCACCACCACCACCACCGACATCGCCACGCCCTCGACGGCCCCGCCGCCACCGGTGGCGGCCCCCGAGGGCGCGACGTTCACGATCCGGCCGTGGTTCGTGACCGGCGCCGGCCTGGTCCAAGGCGAAGAGCGCCTGGTGCAGGGCCCCGACGTGCTGGCCTCGACGCTCGAGCAGCTCCTCGCCGGGCCGACCGACACCGACCGCTTCTTCGGGCTGGGCAGCGGGATCTCGTCCCGGGTGCGACTCCGATCAGCGACGGTCGACGGTGACACGGTGGTGGTGGACTTCGACCGGGCCTTCGAGACCGCCGACACCCAGCCCCAGGTGGCCCAGGTGGTGTGGACCCTCACCGAGCTGCGAGGCGTGGCCAGGGTGAAGTTCCTCATCGACGGTGAGGACAACGGCGCCACCGGCGTGCGGCCCATGGGCCGCAGCGACACCCGGGTGCAGCCGGCGAGCTGA
- a CDS encoding LytR C-terminal domain-containing protein, with amino-acid sequence MTAPTDEVADTLAENTSAAMPAVEPPEGRHGAPADPAPPGRPGAASAWWRYGFPAALAACILAIPILVVSGARVVLDSREGREIVTVTDPAAPGWEATVDPTPVMAVAVEGDGGALDHLAVLTLTSDGNGAVIVLPPTTLMPVPGAGTMPFDAVYQLRGANEVRDGLAAILAVGVPEIRVIRPGEWIDLTSPVSPLTVTNTDPVTAPSGSSVGQVIFPRGAIDVPASQVWTYIGTKSPGENELSRMVRTGAFWRAWIQAIAAKRDLEGVVPGEVDSGLGRFLRGLAEKQVVVATLPVVRFLMPDGSGEVFDPIREEVPSFVSQYVPFPAGPEGRRVRLRVLDGTGRLGHGLAAARLLAASGGQIDKVGNASTFDVETTTITYYDEALRGGVEALRDALGVGEVVKSDALNVAVDATVVLGADYAAGQGADPPGGTTMRPPGSGGG; translated from the coding sequence GTGACGGCACCCACTGACGAGGTGGCGGACACGCTCGCCGAGAACACCAGCGCGGCGATGCCGGCAGTAGAACCGCCCGAGGGTCGGCATGGCGCGCCAGCCGATCCGGCTCCGCCGGGCCGCCCAGGCGCGGCGAGCGCCTGGTGGCGGTACGGCTTTCCGGCCGCGCTGGCGGCGTGCATCCTCGCCATCCCGATCCTGGTCGTCTCCGGAGCCCGGGTGGTGCTCGACAGCCGAGAGGGCCGGGAGATCGTCACGGTCACCGATCCCGCCGCGCCCGGGTGGGAGGCGACGGTGGACCCCACCCCGGTCATGGCGGTCGCGGTGGAGGGCGACGGGGGCGCCCTGGATCACCTGGCGGTGCTGACGCTCACCAGCGACGGGAACGGTGCGGTCATCGTGCTCCCGCCGACCACCCTCATGCCGGTGCCGGGAGCGGGCACCATGCCGTTCGACGCCGTCTACCAGTTGCGGGGCGCCAATGAGGTTCGGGACGGTTTGGCAGCGATCCTCGCGGTGGGCGTTCCGGAGATCCGGGTGATCCGACCCGGCGAGTGGATCGACCTGACCAGTCCGGTCTCGCCCCTTACCGTGACCAACACCGACCCGGTCACCGCGCCGAGCGGCAGCTCCGTCGGGCAGGTCATCTTCCCCCGCGGGGCCATCGACGTGCCCGCCTCACAGGTCTGGACCTACATCGGCACCAAGAGCCCGGGCGAGAACGAGCTGTCGCGGATGGTGCGGACCGGGGCCTTCTGGCGAGCGTGGATCCAGGCCATCGCGGCCAAGCGCGACCTCGAGGGGGTCGTCCCCGGCGAGGTCGACTCGGGTCTCGGACGCTTCTTGCGCGGCCTGGCGGAGAAGCAGGTGGTCGTGGCCACGCTGCCGGTGGTGCGCTTCTTGATGCCCGATGGCAGCGGCGAGGTGTTCGACCCGATCCGTGAGGAGGTCCCGTCCTTCGTCTCGCAGTACGTGCCCTTCCCCGCCGGGCCCGAAGGTCGACGGGTGCGCCTCCGGGTGCTCGACGGCACCGGGCGGCTGGGTCATGGCTTGGCTGCTGCCAGGCTCCTCGCGGCCAGCGGCGGCCAGATCGACAAGGTTGGCAACGCCTCCACCTTCGATGTCGAGACCACCACGATCACCTACTACGACGAGGCGCTGCGCGGGGGCGTCGAGGCGCTCCGTGACGCCCTCGGGGTGGGGGAGGTCGTCAAGAGCGACGCCTTGAACGTCGCCGTCGACGCCACGGTGGTGCTCGGCGCGGACTACGCCGCCGGGCAGGGCGCCGATCCGCCTGGTGGCACGACCATGCGTCCTCCCGGCAGTGGCGGTGGCTGA